A window from Culex pipiens pallens isolate TS chromosome 3, TS_CPP_V2, whole genome shotgun sequence encodes these proteins:
- the LOC120431975 gene encoding estradiol 17-beta-dehydrogenase 11-like has product MQSLRNIGGSPYEAAPRGDSFRKLRDGSGSGSGGLITVKFVLSCLIDAGTFLVLLVPILVKYVVGLFVGPPKKDIRGQLALVTGGSNGLGREICFQLARNGCHVAVVDLDAVNGEKTVQDLHQQHGVKAKFYKADISSYESVQELRKSVESSLGQVDILVNNAGVLPLMSVREGTPEDLKKVLEINLLSHFWTIRTFIDGMVSRRKGHIVAVASAAAYLPLGRLCAYVASKYGVRGLMEAFNDELYCDGLQNEVFTTTVYPYFINTRKDLIDALDKANVLGRVPVYSAKTMARAIVGGMLRNRQNIYVPKAMKPVLIQYENIPNEIKRLARRIMLRTEIPKLMN; this is encoded by the exons ATGCAGAGCTTGCGCAACATCGGCGGCAGTCCGTACGAGGCGGCACCCCGTGGGGATTCCTTCCGGAAGCTACGCGATGGATCCGGATCCGGATCAGGTGGGCTGATAACGGTCAAGTTTGTGCTGAGTTGCTTGATCGATGCCGGCACGTTTCTGGTGCTGCTGGTACCGATTCTGGTCAAGTACGTGGTAGGGCTGTTTGTTGGTCCACCGAAGAAGGACATCCGCGGTCAGTTGGCCCTCGTGACGGGTGGCTCGAACGGGCTAGGTCGGGAGATTTGCTTCCAGTTGGCACGGAATGGGTGTCACGTGGCGGTCGTTGACCTGGACGCGGTGAACGGGGAGAAGACTGTCCAGGACTTGCACCAGCAGCACGGTGTGAAGGCGAAGTTCTACAAG GCGGACATTTCCAGCTATGAATCGGTTCAGGAGCTGCGAAAGAGTGTCGAGAGCAGCCTCGGGCAGGTGGACATTCTGGTGAACAATGCCGGCGTGTTGCCGCTGATGTCCGTCCGGGAAGGAACGCCGGAGGATTTGAAGAAGGTGCTGGAGATCAACTTGCTGTCGCACTTTTGG ACCATCCGAACCTTCATCGACGGAATGGTATCGCGCCGAAAGGGTCACATTGTGGCCGTTGCTTCGGCAGCCG CATACCTTCCGCTGGGACGGCTGTGCGCCTACGTGGCTTCCAAGTACGGCGTCCGCGGCCTGATGGAAGCCTTCAACGATGAGCTGTACTGTGACGGGCTGCAGAACGAGGTGTTCACCACGACCGTCTACCCGTACTTCATCAACACCCGCAAGGACCTCATCGACGCGCTGGACAAGGCCAA CGTGCTTGGAAGGGTGCCCGTTTATTCCGCCAAAACGATGGCGCGTGCCATCGTCGGAGGAATGTTGCGCAACCGGCAGAACATCTACGTTCCGAAGGCAATGAAACCGGTCCTCATTCAGTACGA GAACATTCCAAATGAGATCAAAAGACTGGCGCGCAGAATTATGCTGAGAACGGAAATACCCAAATTGATGAACTAG
- the LOC120431974 gene encoding estradiol 17-beta-dehydrogenase 11-like: MPSQQEEETRFQHPASRQTQIIFEGTVEPLQLSSTQLRSNRAQCRVIRLSTTWCVLSVFSSIRAMAFQEQYFKHKDGQYEPALASDRPKKRKSTPFSYERFEKQVKFVLVEVVPKLVKFLAMCTQFYVVNFVRLFLPAQQKSIRGQVVLVTGGANGLGKALCERFAKEGCSVAVADIDLISAQKTAKELQQQGVKANAFKVDVADHKSVAQLRQDIEQSLGPVDVLVNNAGLLAMLSLSEGTPEDVQRILGVNLVSHFWTIREFKAGMVKRRRGHIVAISSVLGVLPSARTICYCSTKFGVRGLMAALNEELYMDGLEKDIHTSCVFPAGIITRKQFVDFMTHDLGLQIPWHTPEYVANVIVEGVLENKTEIVPSTAPVRFLIRYYDMLPRAMLRIGGEALFGKLPALTPRVQ; the protein is encoded by the exons atgccatcccagcaggaggaggagacgcGGTTCCAGCATCCAgccagtcggcag ACGCAGATTATATTTGAAGGTACGGTAGAGCCGTTGCAGCTCTCATCGACTCAGTTGCGCTCAAACCGCGCACAGTGCCGGGTCATTCGGTTGTCGACAACGTGGTGTGTTCTAAGTGTGTTCAGTAGCATTCGTGCGATGGCGTTCCAAGAGCAGTACTTTAAGCATAAGGACGGTCAGTACGAACCGGCCCTAGCGAGTGATCGGCCCAAGAAGCGGAAATCGACTCCGTTCAGCTATGAACGGTTCGAGAAGCAAGTGAAGTTCGTGCTGGTTGAAGTCGTACCAAAACTGGTCAAGTTCCTAGCGATGTGCACGCAGTTTTACGTGGTGAACTTTGTGCGCCTGTTTCTACCCGCCCAGCAGAAGTCCATCCGGGGCCAGGTGGTTCTGGTGACGGGTGGTGCGAACGGACTCGGGAAGGCTCTCTGTGAACGGTTCGCCAAGGAAGGTTGCTCCGTGGCGGTCGCGGACATTGATCTGATCAGTGCTCAGAAAACGGCCAAGGAACTGCAGCAGCAAGGTGTCAAGGCCAATGCATTCAAGGTGGACGTTGCGGACCACAAATCGGTGGCACAGCTCAGACAGGACATCGAGCAATCTCTGGGACCCGTTGACGTGCTGGTCAACAATGCTGGCCTGTTGGCCATGCTTTCCCTCTCGGAGGGAACCCCCGAGGACGTGCAGCGGATATTGGGCGTCAATTTGGTGTCCCACTTTTGG ACAATCCGAGAATTCAAGGCTGGCATGGTTAAACGTCGTCGTGGTCATATTGTCGCTATCAGCTCAGTGCTAG GTGTCCTACCGTCGGCCCGCACCATCTGCTACTGCTCCACCAAGTTTGGCGTGCGCGGCCTGATGGCGGCGCTCAACGAGGAACTCTACATGGACGGGCTGGAGAAGGACATCCACACGAGCTGCGTCTTTCCGGCCGGCATCATCACCCGGAAGCAGTTTGTGGACTTTATGACGCACGACCTGGGGCTCCAGATCCCGTGGCACACTCCCGAGTACGTGGCCAATGTGATCGTGGAAGGGGTTTTGGAGAACAAAACCGAGATCGTCCCCAGCACGGCACCGGTCAGATTCCTTATACGGTACTACGA CATGTTGCCCCGAGCGATGCTCCGTATAGGTGGAGAAGCACTGTTTGGAAAACTTCCTGCCCTAACCCCTAGAGTTCAGTAG